Proteins encoded in a region of the Stieleria neptunia genome:
- a CDS encoding YkgJ family cysteine cluster protein, translating into MSELPVVDCEGCGVCCLHMGFPAFNLTVHQLADVQAIDVASLSQVARADLARWVAMPSPLRDEILQQMTEHVAPTDGALDGPCTWLDLETKQCRHHQHRPQVCRDFAVGSVGCLQWRAAYDEVLQLP; encoded by the coding sequence GTGAGTGAATTACCGGTCGTCGATTGCGAAGGTTGCGGCGTGTGCTGTTTGCACATGGGGTTTCCCGCATTCAATTTGACGGTGCATCAACTGGCCGACGTTCAGGCCATTGATGTGGCGTCTTTGTCACAGGTCGCGCGGGCCGATTTGGCGCGTTGGGTCGCCATGCCGTCACCGTTGCGTGATGAAATCTTGCAGCAAATGACCGAGCATGTCGCGCCGACCGATGGGGCGCTCGACGGGCCGTGCACCTGGTTGGACCTGGAAACCAAGCAGTGTCGCCATCATCAGCATCGGCCACAGGTTTGTCGCGATTTTGCCGTCGGCAGCGTCGGCTGTCTGCAGTGGCGGGCGGCCTACGATGAGGTACTTCAGTTGCCGTAG